Within the Pseudomonadota bacterium genome, the region AAAACGCCCCATTTTGGCCGATCTCTGCGTTGGGCTCAAATTTCAATCCTCGAAATACTCAATGTATTCCTGCGGTTGATATTTTCTCCCGCCTTGAGCTTGACCAAACTGAAACGTTTTGAAAGTGGCTCGTAGATTAAAAAATTCGGTAAATATTAATATGAAAAATACATTAAATGGAAATGGCCTGAAAAGAGAGATCGGGTTGTTCTCAGCCACTATTCTGGTAGTCGCCAATACTGTAGGAACCGGAATTTTTACTACTTCCGGCTTTATTATGTCGGAACTTGGCAATCCCCGTGCACTTCTTTTCTGCTGGCTATGTGGTGGAGTGTTCGCACTGTGCGGCGCATTATGCTATGGAGAGCTGGGCGCGCGGTTTCCGCGTGCAGGCGGCGAATATGTCTTTTTAAAGGAAAGCTTCGGAAAGCCGGTCGCATTTTTATCCGGCTGGATTTCTCTTATCGTTGGCTTTTCGGCACCCATTGCTGCGGCATCCATTGCCTTTGGCACCTATTTGTTTCAGGCTTTTTCCATCCCTGCATATAATCTACTGTCGCTTTCAATATTTGGGTACACTGTAATAAAGATCTCGTCTTTAAGTCTTGTGGCCATAGTTGTCATCATCCTGTTTTCCATTGTCCATTATCACAGCCTGCACATGGGTAGCCGGGTTCAAAACGCCCTGACTATTCTTAAGATCACCCTTGTGATTTCATTTATAGTGGCCGGATTTTTCCTGGGGAAGGGATCCATCGGCCACTTTTTTGAAACTACTATAATTGAGACACTGCCGGCAGAGAAATTTGCAGTATCGCTGATTTTTGTGTCTTTTGCATACAGCGGCTGGAATGCAGCCGCATATCTTGGTGGAGAGATAACCAATCCGCAAAGAAACATACCTCTTTCCCTGTTTATCGGCACATTTATTGTGATCTTTTTGTATCTGCTTTTAAATGCCGTCTATATTTACGCAATGCCTCCAAAAGATATGGGTGGAGTATTGGAGATAGGTGCAAAATCTGCGATTTTTCTTTTCGGGGAAAATATAAGCAGGGTTTTTAGCGGTGCTATTTCAATCGGTCTTCTTTCCGTTATTAGTGCCATGATTATGACCGGGCCAAGGATTTACTATGCCATGTCGAAAGATCGCATTTTCTTCAATGTGTTTAGCAGGCTGGATACGGCTCATAAGACCCCTGCATATTCCATTTTTCTACAGGCCGCAATTGCCGTTATTATGGTTGTGTCCGCATCATTTGAAACATTGCTTCTTTATATCGGTTTTACTCTTTCACTTTTTGCCACACTCACTGTGATAGGGTTGATGAAAATCAGAACAAGAGGATTAGAATCCGGGATTATTTATAAGACCTTCGGGTATCCTGTAACACCGTTAATTTTTATTGCAGGAAATTTATGGATTATTTTCTTTTCAATAAAAAGCAGGCCGGTGACGGCATTGCTCGGGATTGGAACAATCGGGCTTGGGATAATCGTTTATCTTTTTTTTGCCGTAAAACAAAAGCACGACAAAGTATTAGCGTCTTAAGCAGTGATTATTAAACATTAAATTATATATTAAATGTATCTAAACCGAATAAATAAAAACTTTATTAAATTTAATATTAAATCTGTTTCTAATAGCCATATTATATACATTATTTTGGTATTCTTTCAATATTTTGCGATGTCGCTGACTGCGTCTAACGGAACTATGTATCTGCTGAGCAGAGGCATCTCTATCCAGTGGGTCGGTTATTTGGGAACCGTTGGTGTAATCACTATTTTATTGTTTGAATTTCCTACCGGTCTAATTGCAGATAGATTGGGAAGCGGAACGTCTGTAGCGGTTTCTTTAATAGTACGTGGCATTGCAGCCTTTCTTACCATATTTTGTTACGGGCCATTCTTGTTTTCCATTATTACCATTATGCACTCAGTCGGGGCAACATGCTACTCCGGTGCAGCTGAAGCATGGATTTTTAGTAGGGATAGTACTATTAAACATAATATGGCAAATTTTTTTTCAAATATATTTTTTCTTACAGGAGCAAGCAAGGTCCTTGGTGGATGGTTAGGTGCTTTTCTTGGGTCAATTGAGTTAAGAATTCCTTTTGTAATTGCTTCGGCAATCTTGGTTTTAATTTCTACTTTATTTATTTTTTACGATATGATTACGAAAGAAAAATATATAAATAAAATGAATAAACGCGAGAAGTCAATTATTCGTATATTACTTTTTGATGCGAAGAACTCTTTTGCTTTTATGAAAAAAGAAAAAGATATTTTTTGGCTTATGATTAGTGGCGTTTTTTTTATTATATTTTGCAGCATTCCATTGGTATATTGGCAGCCATTTTTCTATAACACTGTTCAATCTATAAAATCCTTAGGGTGGATATGGGTAGGTTTTATATTTTTTAATATGTGTGGAAATTTATTCGTTAAAAGTAAAACTTTACAAAAAATAAATGACATACATTTGTTTTGGATTACAATATGCCTATGTGGTATAACACTTTTATTGTCTGCTGTTCTTGATAAGAATTTTTTGATTTCTGTGTTCTTCTTTTGTTCCTATCAATTATTTCTCGGTATTTTAGGTCCTATAAGGGCAAAGATACTTAATCGTAAAATATCTGATGCTAACAGGGCCTCAATTTTATCTTTAATATCTTTTTCTGAAAGTGCCGGATCAATTTTTAGTCTTTCTCTTTTTGGATATTTGAGCAGCTTTATGCCCTTGCATTTGATTTTTGGTTTATCTACAGTTCCATTAGTATTCGCTCTAATAATTGCCATGAAGATTGCATATCGGTTCAAATTTTTAGAAGGTTCTGCAAATACTCACAGAGTTAACCTGATTAATTATTAACAATAAGGATATGGAAAATGAAACCTTTTATTTTAATTATAGCTTGTATAGTAATTCAGATTTTATGCGTAACATCAGGGTTTTCACACGGAACATTGGGCCATGTCGCCCGTTCCGATGGGTATCTTGTAACTGCGGAGTATGATGATGGAGAACCTATGAGCTATGCGGCTGTTGAGATCAGGTCTGCTGATTCGGATATTGCATTTCAAACCGGACGTTGTGATCGTAACGGTCATTTTATGTTTTTCCCGGATAAACAAGGCCAATGGGATATTGTGGTTACGGATGGTATGGGGCACCGTATAGCATTAATCTCGGATATAAGCATTGATGCCAATAATGATGACAAGCCTAAGACTTCCGAAACGAAATCACAGGCGGCTTCTTACGGCATAACACGGGCGGAAAAAATAGTTATGGGTTTATCGATCATCTTCGGTATTTTCGGATTGTGGTATGGATGGAAGGCGAAACGTGAAATACGGCAAAAAGCTTCCTGACAATTTAACAAATAGCGATAACCTGTTACAAAACGGGTTTACTATTGTTTCCCTTTTTATTTCCGGTTGCTTTTTTTTGTCAGGAGCTGCAGGGCTGATCTATGAAGTACTGTGGGTGCGCATGATAGAAAAGGTTATCGGCAGCGCCCCGTTTTCCGTAGCTGCAGTGCTTTCGATATTCATGGGCGGTCTGGCTCTTGGCGGTTATCTGGCGGGAAAATACGTGGACCGTTTCCAATCCAGGAATGCCCTTCTTGCTTTTTACGGAAAGATTGAAATCTGTGTTGGTATCTATGCTTTGCTTCTTTCTTTTCTGATTATGGCTGTAACGCCTCTTTATCGAATAATTTATGACCCGTTAGTGAGCCATTTCTGGTGTTATCAGGCTATTTCTTTTTTAGGGTGTGCAGTACTTCTTATAGTTCCTACATGTCTTATGGGAGCAACTTTGCCTGTGCTGTGCCGGTTTTATGTAAGCCGTTTAAGTCACATAGGCGGACGTACAGGATGGTTGTACGGACTTAATACAATTGGAGCCGCATTGGGTTCCGTTATGTGCGGATTTGTGCTGGTTAAAAACCTGGGTGTATGGCAAAGCCTTGGTATTGGAGCCGCCATCAACATTTTATATCTACATTCATAATCGGCCTGGCGCTGGGCAGCATGATCTTCGGGCAAATAGCGGATAAAACAAAACGTGTTTTTCTTTTACTGGTGATCACCCAGCTTTGTGCTTCGGTAATGGCACTGATAGTCAGTCAGGTTCTGGGCAACAGCCAGTTTCTTTTTGCCAAACTCATCCATACCTTTAACAGCAGTTA harbors:
- a CDS encoding MFS transporter; the protein is MSLTASNGTMYLLSRGISIQWVGYLGTVGVITILLFEFPTGLIADRLGSGTSVAVSLIVRGIAAFLTIFCYGPFLFSIITIMHSVGATCYSGAAEAWIFSRDSTIKHNMANFFSNIFFLTGASKVLGGWLGAFLGSIELRIPFVIASAILVLISTLFIFYDMITKEKYINKMNKREKSIIRILLFDAKNSFAFMKKEKDIFWLMISGVFFIIFCSIPLVYWQPFFYNTVQSIKSLGWIWVGFIFFNMCGNLFVKSKTLQKINDIHLFWITICLCGITLLLSAVLDKNFLISVFFFCSYQLFLGILGPIRAKILNRKISDANRASILSLISFSESAGSIFSLSLFGYLSSFMPLHLIFGLSTVPLVFALIIAMKIAYRFKFLEGSANTHRVNLINY
- a CDS encoding amino acid permease — encoded protein: MKNTLNGNGLKREIGLFSATILVVANTVGTGIFTTSGFIMSELGNPRALLFCWLCGGVFALCGALCYGELGARFPRAGGEYVFLKESFGKPVAFLSGWISLIVGFSAPIAAASIAFGTYLFQAFSIPAYNLLSLSIFGYTVIKISSLSLVAIVVIILFSIVHYHSLHMGSRVQNALTILKITLVISFIVAGFFLGKGSIGHFFETTIIETLPAEKFAVSLIFVSFAYSGWNAAAYLGGEITNPQRNIPLSLFIGTFIVIFLYLLLNAVYIYAMPPKDMGGVLEIGAKSAIFLFGENISRVFSGAISIGLLSVISAMIMTGPRIYYAMSKDRIFFNVFSRLDTAHKTPAYSIFLQAAIAVIMVVSASFETLLLYIGFTLSLFATLTVIGLMKIRTRGLESGIIYKTFGYPVTPLIFIAGNLWIIFFSIKSRPVTALLGIGTIGLGIIVYLFFAVKQKHDKVLAS
- a CDS encoding fused MFS/spermidine synthase; amino-acid sequence: MDGRRNVKYGKKLPDNLTNSDNLLQNGFTIVSLFISGCFFLSGAAGLIYEVLWVRMIEKVIGSAPFSVAAVLSIFMGGLALGGYLAGKYVDRFQSRNALLAFYGKIEICVGIYALLLSFLIMAVTPLYRIIYDPLVSHFWCYQAISFLGCAVLLIVPTCLMGATLPVLCRFYVSRLSHIGGRTGWLYGLNTIGAALGSVMCGFVLVKNLGVWQSLGIGAAINILYLHS